The DNA sequence CTGGTCACGACATACTTCGTGACGATCGACTCTTAGGACGGTACAGTGTCGCTAGCGGCGTAACACAATTTCTGTTTGGACGGCATGCGATCGTGACGGCATACAATCGTCAGGATAAAAGGGGGCACTCGGATGATGAAGAACGCTCTACTTATTGTCGGCGGTTTGGCACTGCTATTCGTTTCGGCCTGCGGAACGGTCGATCACCGTTCCGGGACAGGCAGTGGTGCGCCGGCTGACGGCCAGTCTAGCGGAAACGGGCCTGAAAGTGAACAACCCAGTGGGCAGAAAAACGAAAAGGCCATCGTCAGCGCAAAAAATATCGACAAACGCCTGCTGGAGGCCAACAATGCGTTTGCTTTTCGGTTGTATGAAAACGTGTGGCGGGAGGATGCCGGGAAGAATGTGTTTCTCTCACCGGTGAGTGTGTCGCTCGCGCTTGCCATGACGTATAACGGGGCAGACGCGGAGACAAAACGGGCAATGGCCGAGACACTCGGCGTGAAAGATGTAACTGTCGCGAAAGTTAATCGGGGGTATAACGGCTTGCTCAACGTCCTCGCACACGCGGATCCTAGCGTCCAGTTAAGCATTGCCAATTCACTATGGGGGCGGGAAGGGACGCCGTTTAAAAAAGATTTTCTCAAACGTGCCGAACAGTTTTACGAAGCAAAAGTGACAGCGTTAGATTTTGACCAGCCACAAGCGGCAGAGACGATTAACGAATGGGTGAGCGAGCGCACAAAGGGCAAAATAAAAGAGATGATCGACAGTGACATCGATCCGGAAACGATTCTCTTTTTAATTAACGCTATATATTTTAAAGGGTCGTGGACTGAAGCCTTTGACGAGAAAGAAACGAGCGACGATCTGTTTTACCTGTCGGGCGGAGGACGGAAAACGGTGCCGATGATGGGGCAGTCGGGAATGTTTCCTTATTACAAGGGCGCTGATTTTGCGGCGGTGCAATTGCCTTACGGCAACAAACGATTTAGTATGACCGTCGTACTTCCCGACGAGTCTTCGAGTTTGGACAAGTTGCACAAAAAGTTAAATGGGAAAAATTGGCGCCAGTGGCAAACGCATTTGAAGTTAACGCAGGGACAGGTGCAACTGCCGCGTTTCCAAGTGACGTATGAGAAGCAGTTAAAT is a window from the Numidum massiliense genome containing:
- a CDS encoding serpin family protein; protein product: MMKNALLIVGGLALLFVSACGTVDHRSGTGSGAPADGQSSGNGPESEQPSGQKNEKAIVSAKNIDKRLLEANNAFAFRLYENVWREDAGKNVFLSPVSVSLALAMTYNGADAETKRAMAETLGVKDVTVAKVNRGYNGLLNVLAHADPSVQLSIANSLWGREGTPFKKDFLKRAEQFYEAKVTALDFDQPQAAETINEWVSERTKGKIKEMIDSDIDPETILFLINAIYFKGSWTEAFDEKETSDDLFYLSGGGRKTVPMMGQSGMFPYYKGADFAAVQLPYGNKRFSMTVVLPDESSSLDKLHKKLNGKNWRQWQTHLKLTQGQVQLPRFQVTYEKQLNDVLKALGMEVAFDKNRANFSRIADIPPNIFVKEVKHKAVIEVNEKGTEAVAATSVEMQTESAPVDAFTMKVDRPFLFTIQENETGTVLFIGAVGDPQQSYQAAVQR